In the Streptomyces sp. NBC_00525 genome, one interval contains:
- a CDS encoding ammonium transporter, which produces MITAPAPMPAAYDSGDTAWLLAATAMVLLMTPGLAFFYGGMVRTRHVLMMIKMSFAALAFGTLVWWVIGYTLAFGPDVGGAGLIGNLDHVFMKGIQLNTLTGAIPTYIYSTFQMGFAIITVALISGSIADRATMRGWLVFVVLWLLIVYIPIAHWVFDKDGWIVDHLGALDFAGGLPVELNSGVAGLAVALVLRAPRDFARREERPNNIPLVVVGVGLLWFGWFGFNSGSALTDQGTAAAAFINTQLGAAGAMVTWPLVEKWRTGRVTTMGVVSSAVAGMVAITPACGEINTLGAVITGLVVGAVSAYAITLKFRFGVDDTLDVVGVHGVGGLIGLIMVGLFATARISGKEGLFYGGGWGLLGKQLVAILSVIAFSFILTWLIAKAVDLTVGFRAKEEYAMVPGEEAERAYDFQTAERLGALVSGRRVTSDDELVRQISRLLRARADDK; this is translated from the coding sequence ATGATCACCGCTCCCGCGCCCATGCCGGCCGCGTACGACTCCGGGGACACCGCCTGGCTGCTCGCCGCCACCGCGATGGTCCTGCTGATGACGCCCGGCCTGGCGTTCTTCTACGGCGGCATGGTGCGCACCCGCCATGTGCTCATGATGATCAAGATGAGCTTCGCCGCACTGGCCTTCGGCACCCTCGTCTGGTGGGTCATCGGCTACACCCTGGCGTTCGGGCCCGACGTCGGCGGCGCCGGACTCATCGGCAACCTGGACCACGTGTTCATGAAGGGCATCCAGCTGAACACGCTGACCGGGGCCATCCCCACGTACATCTACAGCACCTTCCAGATGGGCTTCGCCATCATCACCGTGGCGCTGATCAGCGGGTCCATCGCCGACCGCGCCACCATGCGGGGCTGGCTCGTCTTCGTCGTGCTGTGGCTGCTGATCGTCTACATCCCCATCGCGCACTGGGTGTTCGACAAGGACGGCTGGATCGTCGACCATCTCGGCGCCCTCGACTTCGCCGGCGGGCTGCCGGTGGAGCTGAACTCCGGAGTGGCCGGGCTCGCGGTGGCGCTCGTGCTGCGCGCGCCGCGCGACTTCGCCCGCCGCGAGGAGCGCCCCAACAACATTCCCCTGGTGGTCGTCGGCGTCGGGCTGCTGTGGTTCGGCTGGTTCGGCTTCAACTCCGGCTCCGCCCTCACCGACCAGGGCACGGCGGCCGCGGCCTTCATCAACACCCAGCTCGGCGCGGCCGGTGCCATGGTGACCTGGCCGCTGGTCGAGAAGTGGCGCACCGGCCGGGTGACCACCATGGGCGTCGTGTCGTCCGCCGTCGCGGGCATGGTCGCCATCACCCCGGCATGCGGCGAGATCAACACCCTGGGCGCGGTGATCACCGGCCTCGTCGTCGGCGCGGTGAGCGCGTACGCCATCACCCTGAAGTTCCGGTTCGGCGTGGACGACACCCTGGACGTGGTCGGGGTGCACGGGGTCGGCGGACTGATCGGGCTGATCATGGTCGGCCTCTTCGCCACGGCCCGGATCAGCGGCAAGGAGGGCCTGTTCTACGGCGGCGGCTGGGGCCTGCTGGGCAAACAGCTCGTCGCGATCCTGTCCGTGATCGCCTTCTCCTTCATCCTCACCTGGCTCATCGCCAAGGCGGTGGACCTGACCGTCGGCTTCCGCGCGAAGGAGGAGTACGCCATGGTGCCCGGCGAGGAGGCCGAGCGCGCCTACGACTTCCAGACCGCCGAACGCCTGGGCGCGCTGGTCTCCGGCAGGCGGGTGACGAGCGACGACGAACTGGTCCGCCAGATCAGCCGCCTGCTGAGGGCCCGCGCGGACGACAAGTAG
- a CDS encoding DUF1990 family protein: MSDLTYPEAGATRTGPLPAGYQHLHHRDAIGHGRADLEAAGAAITGFRMHRESGARIEASTSRAEVEASVRVSLGVGPLRFTAPCRVIWTVYGPERIGFGYGTLSGHPECGEESFVAELADDGTVSFTVTAFSRPAGWYARLAGPLVPVLQEQYARRLGRTLRRIVARERGLREAPGR; encoded by the coding sequence ATGAGCGACCTCACTTACCCGGAGGCGGGAGCCACCCGGACCGGCCCGCTTCCGGCCGGATACCAGCATCTGCACCACCGCGACGCGATCGGGCACGGCCGCGCCGATCTGGAGGCGGCCGGGGCGGCGATCACGGGTTTCCGCATGCACCGCGAGTCCGGCGCGCGGATCGAGGCGTCCACGTCACGCGCCGAGGTGGAGGCGTCCGTCCGGGTGTCGCTGGGGGTCGGACCGCTGCGGTTCACGGCCCCCTGCCGGGTGATCTGGACCGTGTACGGGCCCGAGCGCATCGGCTTCGGCTACGGAACGCTGTCCGGGCACCCCGAGTGCGGCGAGGAGTCGTTCGTGGCGGAACTGGCGGACGACGGGACGGTCTCGTTCACGGTGACGGCGTTCAGCCGCCCCGCAGGCTGGTACGCGCGGCTCGCCGGCCCGCTGGTGCCGGTCCTCCAGGAGCAGTACGCCCGCCGGCTCGGCCGCACACTCCGCCGGATCGTCGCGCGGGAGCGCGGGCTCCGCGAGGCACCGGGCCGGTGA
- a CDS encoding DUF6777 domain-containing protein yields MHVRIRPRRTSFALLCAGFLLAAGCGSGSGGPAGEPLDVVLQPAADPGTAPFTASTAGGAAAFPDATRSGAVRSPSPGGGTKALRRAGSTPGLYAGTRAVPSCDVEAQIRMLAVDPAREEAFARTLAVAPDRLAGFLRGLTPVQLRADTLVTGHGFLSGSVLTYQSVLQAGTAVMVDSRGVPRVRCVCGNPLGPPDRAADAATAAGEGWEGFDPARTVVVEPAARPVAELVIADEAHHSWIARPAGDQGAGDRVPEVPPPYDPGTDITGPLPDVPPPDTRTPRPPTESERPEEPADPTSPSPSRSPEDCPTSAAPPPEATTPTPPGEPAVAGDPPVRTRSGTLPARAPGETRCPAPTGEPPEVPPEPEEPSMSDEPPTSISLPRGHDPGDGPAARW; encoded by the coding sequence GTGCACGTACGCATACGTCCGCGCCGCACCTCGTTCGCCCTGCTCTGCGCCGGCTTCCTGCTCGCCGCGGGCTGCGGCTCCGGGAGTGGTGGCCCCGCAGGGGAGCCGTTGGACGTCGTCCTCCAGCCCGCCGCCGACCCCGGCACCGCGCCCTTCACCGCGTCCACCGCGGGCGGCGCCGCCGCGTTCCCGGACGCCACCCGGTCCGGAGCGGTGCGCTCCCCGTCGCCGGGCGGCGGGACGAAGGCGCTCAGACGGGCCGGGTCGACGCCCGGCCTGTACGCCGGGACGCGTGCCGTGCCGTCCTGCGACGTCGAGGCCCAGATCCGGATGCTCGCCGTCGACCCGGCGCGGGAGGAGGCGTTCGCCCGCACGCTGGCGGTCGCGCCGGACCGGCTCGCCGGCTTTCTGCGCGGCCTGACGCCGGTCCAGCTGCGGGCCGACACGCTGGTCACCGGGCACGGCTTCCTGTCCGGCTCCGTGCTTACGTACCAGTCGGTGCTCCAGGCCGGCACCGCCGTCATGGTGGACAGCCGGGGCGTGCCCCGGGTGCGCTGTGTGTGCGGCAACCCGCTGGGCCCGCCGGACCGGGCGGCGGACGCGGCGACGGCTGCGGGGGAGGGGTGGGAGGGGTTCGACCCGGCGCGGACCGTGGTCGTCGAGCCGGCCGCGCGGCCCGTGGCGGAACTGGTGATCGCCGACGAGGCGCACCACAGCTGGATCGCCCGCCCGGCCGGTGACCAGGGCGCCGGTGACCGCGTCCCCGAAGTACCGCCGCCCTACGACCCGGGCACCGACATCACCGGCCCGCTGCCCGACGTACCGCCGCCGGACACGAGGACGCCGCGGCCGCCCACGGAGTCGGAGCGGCCCGAGGAACCTGCGGACCCGACGTCACCGTCCCCGAGCCGGTCGCCCGAGGACTGCCCGACGTCCGCGGCGCCCCCTCCCGAGGCGACGACACCGACGCCGCCCGGCGAACCGGCGGTGGCGGGCGACCCGCCCGTACGGACGCGGTCCGGCACCCTGCCCGCGCGGGCGCCCGGGGAAACGCGCTGCCCGGCGCCGACCGGTGAGCCCCCCGAGGTGCCGCCGGAGCCGGAGGAGCCGTCCATGAGCGACGAGCCGCCGACGTCCATCAGCCTGCCCCGCGGCCACGACCCGGGCGACGGCCCGGCCGCCCGTTGGTGA
- a CDS encoding FAD-dependent oxidoreductase, producing the protein MTRPVRVAIVGAGPAGIYAADALLKSDAAADPGVSIDLFERMPAPFGLIRYGVAPDHPRIKGIVQALHQVLDKPQLRLFGNVDYPNDLGLDELRAFYDAVIFSTGAAADRALDIPGHDLDGSYGAADFVSWYDGHPDVPRTWPLEAEKVAVLGVGNVALDVARILAKTADELLPTEIPANVYDGLKANKALEVHVFGRRGPAQAKFSPMELRELDHSPNIEVIVNPEDIDYDAGSIETRRANKQANMVASTLENWAIRDVGDRPHKLFLHFFESPVEIVGEDGRVTGLRTERTELDGTGNVRGTGTFRDWDVQSVYRAVGYYSSELPKLPFDVASGTVPHEAGRVIEGGEPMESVYVTGWIKRGPVGLIGHTKGDANETVSCLLEDHAAGRLPAPAHPEPEAVDAFLAERGVRYTTREGWYRLDAHERALGAEQERERVKVVEREAMLDASEAGN; encoded by the coding sequence ATGACACGCCCTGTCCGCGTCGCGATCGTCGGAGCCGGCCCCGCCGGCATTTACGCGGCGGACGCGCTGCTGAAATCCGACGCGGCCGCCGATCCGGGCGTCTCCATCGACCTGTTCGAACGAATGCCGGCCCCGTTCGGTCTGATCCGTTACGGCGTCGCCCCGGACCACCCGCGCATCAAGGGCATCGTGCAGGCGCTGCACCAGGTGCTGGACAAGCCGCAGCTGCGCCTCTTCGGCAATGTCGACTACCCGAACGACCTGGGCCTCGACGAGCTGCGCGCCTTCTACGACGCGGTGATCTTCTCCACCGGCGCCGCCGCGGACCGCGCCCTGGACATTCCGGGCCACGACCTGGACGGCTCGTACGGGGCCGCGGACTTCGTCTCCTGGTACGACGGCCACCCGGACGTCCCGCGCACCTGGCCGCTGGAGGCCGAGAAGGTCGCCGTGCTCGGCGTCGGCAACGTCGCCCTGGACGTGGCCCGCATCCTCGCCAAGACCGCCGACGAACTGCTGCCCACCGAGATCCCCGCCAACGTCTACGACGGCCTGAAGGCGAACAAGGCGCTGGAGGTGCACGTCTTCGGGCGGCGCGGACCGGCACAGGCCAAGTTCAGCCCGATGGAGCTGCGGGAGCTGGACCACTCGCCGAACATCGAGGTCATCGTCAACCCCGAGGACATCGACTACGACGCGGGGTCCATCGAGACCCGGCGCGCGAACAAGCAGGCCAACATGGTCGCCTCCACGCTGGAGAACTGGGCGATCCGCGACGTCGGCGACCGGCCGCACAAGCTGTTCCTGCACTTCTTCGAGTCCCCGGTGGAGATCGTCGGCGAGGACGGCCGGGTCACCGGTCTGCGCACCGAGCGCACCGAGCTGGACGGCACCGGCAACGTCCGCGGCACCGGCACCTTCCGCGACTGGGACGTGCAGAGCGTCTACCGGGCGGTGGGCTACTACTCCAGCGAGCTGCCCAAGCTCCCCTTCGACGTCGCCTCCGGCACCGTGCCGCACGAGGCGGGCCGGGTCATCGAGGGCGGCGAGCCGATGGAATCGGTGTACGTCACCGGCTGGATCAAGCGGGGTCCGGTGGGGCTCATCGGACACACCAAGGGCGACGCCAACGAGACGGTCTCCTGCCTGTTGGAGGACCACGCCGCCGGCCGGCTCCCCGCGCCGGCGCACCCCGAGCCGGAGGCGGTCGACGCCTTCCTGGCGGAGCGGGGCGTCCGCTACACCACCCGTGAGGGCTGGTACCGCCTGGACGCGCACGAGCGCGCACTCGGGGCCGAGCAGGAGCGCGAGCGCGTCAAGGTCGTGGAGCGCGAGGCCATGCTGGACGCCTCCGAGGCCGGCAACTGA
- a CDS encoding SpoIIE family protein phosphatase yields the protein MTDRVAGAPSLPDDWPAHPDLSLALNRMGSFDWDLDSGLMHLDRAALDVFDLRADEYDNRPQTLGLRVPPDEGVRLDAMVSEALKSGRSNYGAYFRVQSRDGTLRWAHTQGFVRRDERGRPHRIIGIVRDAGSELAEASARRELDEELRRRTSLVDATTAALAHARTVTDVIDVLKNSEGLALLGATSLVMGLIEAGRIHLVADGPEGSFVPGTRYTRTDEQYPMSDVVRTLGPRFIDSAADFAASYPDLWRHISHLGITSAAYLPLIAQARPIGALGLLYSDKDGFTADERNLLLALGSSIAQSLQRAMLYEQEHDLAEGLQQAMLPRRIPDVPGARIAVRYRSARLGRDIGGDWYDVIPLPGGRVGAVIGDVQGHDTHAAAVMGQLRIVLRAYAAEGHSPATVMARASVFLHELDTDRFATCTYAEADLTTGVVQLVRAGHVDPLVREADGGCHRVPFEGGLPLGLSAEFGRLEYPVATLELDPGQTMVLFTDGLVELPGADLDEGTQRLTSLVTNGPKDLEQLADRLCASVDERGGEDDVAILLLCRRAAQAPQPGGRLQQHVAQNDPEALRSARHMIRAAVRAWGGQDRADEVELAADELVTNALMHTDGGAVVTIRVLTGTERRLRVDVEDRSSALPRRREAGEEGVSGRGLMLVDQLADAWGVESRGTGKCVWSEFIVPPRD from the coding sequence ATGACTGATCGGGTAGCGGGTGCCCCGTCACTCCCCGACGACTGGCCCGCCCACCCGGACCTCAGCCTCGCCCTGAACCGAATGGGCAGCTTCGACTGGGATCTCGACAGCGGCCTCATGCATCTGGACCGCGCCGCCCTCGACGTGTTCGATCTGCGGGCCGACGAGTACGACAACCGGCCGCAGACGCTCGGGCTGCGGGTGCCGCCGGACGAGGGGGTCCGGCTGGACGCCATGGTGTCGGAGGCGCTCAAGAGCGGCCGCAGCAACTACGGGGCCTACTTCCGCGTCCAGTCCCGCGACGGCACCCTGCGCTGGGCGCACACCCAGGGCTTCGTACGGCGCGACGAGCGCGGCCGGCCGCACCGCATCATCGGCATCGTCAGGGACGCCGGTTCCGAACTCGCCGAAGCCTCCGCCCGCCGCGAACTGGACGAGGAACTGCGCCGCCGCACCAGCCTGGTGGACGCCACCACGGCCGCCCTGGCCCATGCCCGTACCGTCACGGACGTCATCGACGTCCTGAAGAACTCCGAGGGCCTCGCCCTGCTCGGCGCCACCAGCCTGGTCATGGGGCTGATCGAGGCCGGACGCATCCACCTCGTGGCGGACGGCCCCGAGGGCTCCTTCGTACCGGGCACGCGCTACACCCGGACGGACGAGCAGTACCCGATGAGCGACGTCGTGCGCACGCTGGGCCCCCGGTTCATCGATTCGGCCGCGGACTTCGCCGCCTCCTACCCCGACCTCTGGCGGCACATCAGCCACCTCGGCATCACCTCCGCCGCCTATCTCCCGCTGATCGCCCAGGCCCGCCCGATCGGCGCGCTCGGCCTGCTCTACAGCGACAAGGACGGCTTCACCGCCGACGAACGCAACCTGCTGCTCGCGCTCGGCAGCTCCATCGCCCAGAGCCTCCAGCGCGCCATGCTCTACGAGCAGGAGCACGACCTCGCCGAAGGACTCCAGCAGGCCATGCTGCCGCGCCGGATTCCGGACGTGCCCGGCGCCCGGATCGCCGTCCGCTACCGCTCGGCGCGGCTCGGCCGGGACATCGGCGGCGACTGGTACGACGTCATTCCGCTGCCCGGCGGCCGGGTCGGCGCCGTCATCGGGGACGTGCAGGGCCACGACACCCACGCGGCGGCCGTCATGGGCCAGTTGCGCATCGTGCTGCGCGCCTACGCCGCCGAGGGGCACAGCCCGGCCACCGTCATGGCACGGGCCTCCGTCTTCCTGCACGAGCTGGACACCGACCGCTTCGCGACCTGCACCTACGCCGAGGCCGACCTGACCACGGGAGTGGTCCAGCTGGTCCGCGCCGGGCATGTGGACCCGCTGGTGCGCGAGGCGGACGGCGGCTGCCACCGCGTGCCGTTCGAGGGCGGACTGCCCCTCGGGCTCTCCGCCGAGTTCGGCCGGCTCGAATACCCGGTCGCCACCCTCGAACTGGACCCCGGCCAGACCATGGTGCTGTTCACGGACGGCCTGGTGGAGCTGCCGGGCGCCGACCTCGACGAGGGCACCCAGCGGCTCACCTCCCTGGTCACCAACGGCCCCAAGGACCTGGAACAGCTCGCCGACCGGCTCTGCGCGTCGGTGGACGAGCGTGGCGGCGAGGACGACGTGGCGATCCTGCTGCTGTGCCGCCGGGCCGCCCAGGCCCCCCAGCCGGGCGGCCGGCTCCAGCAGCACGTCGCGCAGAACGACCCGGAGGCGCTGAGGTCGGCCCGCCACATGATCCGGGCGGCGGTCCGCGCCTGGGGCGGCCAGGACCGCGCCGACGAGGTCGAGCTGGCCGCCGACGAGCTGGTCACCAACGCCCTGATGCACACGGACGGCGGCGCCGTCGTCACCATCCGGGTGCTCACCGGTACCGAGCGGCGGCTCCGCGTGGACGTCGAGGACCGGTCCAGCGCGCTGCCCCGCCGCCGGGAGGCCGGTGAGGAAGGGGTCTCCGGGCGCGGACTGATGCTGGTCGACCAGCTGGCGGACGCCTGGGGCGTCGAGTCGCGGGGCACCGGCAAATGCGTCTGGAGCGAGTTCATCGTTCCGCCACGCGACTGA
- a CDS encoding wax ester/triacylglycerol synthase family O-acyltransferase, with translation MGTELLAPLDLAFWHLESAAHPMHLGALAVFAPPPGAAPAPDALLALLGARAAAIPRLRMRVRDVLLPVGGAAWSTDPDFDVHHHVARVRLPAEDTAPGGAGFMAATTRLAGELMERPLRRGLPPWEMYLIDGPDGGPFAVLVKLHHALADGMRAVSIGAGIFDQIASTATGRPRTAVRPRPVPPRSWMPGPRRVAGFALGRIEDLGRALGVGASLVRAGRLDPRGAPALRAGSSGTRRLATADLDLDAVRRVRRAAGGTGNDVLLAVVAGALRRWMLERGETPPRDEPRALVPVSRRRPGTAAPSGGNRLSAYLLALPVSRADPLARLRAVREAMDRNKAAGPLRGAGAVAVLADQLPPLAHRFGAPLAGNAARMLFDVLVTSVPLPRSRLSLAGCPLSALYPMAPLARGQSMAVALTTYGSRVHIGLVGDGKALPDLETLARCADEELTALLTAVGEER, from the coding sequence TTGGGCACTGAGCTACTGGCACCCCTCGATCTCGCCTTCTGGCACCTCGAGTCCGCTGCCCACCCCATGCACCTCGGCGCGCTCGCCGTCTTCGCCCCGCCGCCCGGCGCGGCCCCCGCCCCCGACGCGCTCCTCGCACTCCTGGGCGCCCGCGCCGCCGCGATCCCCCGCCTGCGCATGCGGGTACGCGACGTCCTGCTGCCGGTCGGCGGCGCCGCCTGGTCCACCGACCCGGACTTCGACGTGCACCACCACGTCGCGCGCGTACGGTTGCCCGCCGAGGACACCGCGCCCGGCGGCGCGGGCTTCATGGCGGCCACGACCCGGCTGGCCGGCGAACTGATGGAGCGGCCGCTGCGACGCGGACTGCCGCCCTGGGAGATGTACTTGATCGACGGGCCGGACGGCGGTCCGTTCGCCGTGCTCGTCAAGCTGCACCACGCCCTCGCGGACGGGATGCGGGCCGTCTCCATCGGCGCCGGCATCTTCGACCAGATCGCCTCCACGGCCACCGGCCGCCCCCGCACCGCCGTCCGGCCCCGGCCGGTGCCGCCCCGGTCCTGGATGCCGGGCCCGCGCCGGGTCGCCGGATTCGCCCTCGGCCGGATCGAGGACCTGGGCCGCGCCCTCGGCGTCGGCGCCTCGCTCGTCCGGGCCGGCCGGCTCGACCCGCGCGGCGCCCCCGCGCTGCGGGCGGGCTCCAGCGGGACGCGCCGGCTCGCCACGGCCGACCTGGACCTGGACGCCGTACGCCGCGTCCGCCGCGCGGCCGGGGGCACCGGGAACGACGTGCTCCTCGCCGTCGTGGCCGGCGCGCTGCGCCGCTGGATGCTGGAGCGCGGCGAGACCCCGCCGCGCGACGAGCCGCGCGCCCTGGTCCCCGTCTCCCGGCGCCGGCCGGGCACCGCGGCCCCGAGCGGCGGCAACCGGCTGTCCGCCTACCTGCTCGCCCTGCCCGTCTCACGCGCCGACCCGCTCGCACGGCTGCGCGCGGTGCGCGAGGCGATGGACCGCAACAAGGCGGCGGGCCCGCTGCGGGGCGCCGGGGCGGTCGCCGTACTGGCCGACCAGCTGCCCCCGCTGGCCCACCGTTTCGGCGCGCCGCTCGCCGGGAACGCCGCCCGGATGCTCTTCGACGTCCTGGTCACCAGCGTGCCGCTGCCGCGCTCACGGCTCTCGCTGGCCGGATGCCCGCTGAGCGCCCTGTACCCGATGGCGCCGCTGGCCCGCGGCCAGTCCATGGCCGTCGCGCTGACGACGTACGGGTCGCGCGTGCACATCGGCCTGGTGGGCGACGGCAAGGCGCTCCCCGACCTGGAGACACTCGCACGCTGCGCCGACGAGGAGCTGACGGCGCTGCTCACGGCGGTGGGCGAGGAGCGATGA
- a CDS encoding aldo/keto reductase, translating to MAAINGTGDDRMPRTGLGGGTVEITALSFGAAALGNLFRTVEPERAAATVDAAWDIGIRSFDTAPHYGLGLSERRLGAALRLRPRDAYTLSTKVGRLLDPLPPGARTAGPDGLSEGFAVPATHRRRWDFSAAGVRRSIEDSLDRLGLDRIDIAYLHDPDDHAEAAFREGYPELERLRAEGVVRAIGAGMNRTAMLTRFVRDTDVDVVLCAGRHTLLDQSALDDLLPAAAARGRSVVVGGVFNSGLLADPRPGATYDYTTAPPDLLDRALRIEAVTEAHGVPLRAAALHYPFRHPAVAGVLIGARTPDEVHDAAVQLEREIPDALWADLRERSLLPGDGDADGTDHGPRP from the coding sequence ATGGCAGCGATCAACGGAACGGGCGACGACAGGATGCCGCGCACCGGGCTGGGCGGCGGCACGGTGGAGATCACCGCCCTCTCCTTCGGCGCGGCCGCCCTCGGCAACCTCTTCCGCACGGTGGAACCGGAGCGCGCCGCCGCCACCGTGGACGCCGCCTGGGACATCGGCATCCGCTCCTTCGACACCGCGCCGCACTACGGACTCGGACTCTCCGAACGCCGCCTCGGCGCGGCCCTGCGCCTCCGCCCCCGAGACGCCTACACGCTCTCCACCAAGGTCGGCCGCCTCCTCGACCCGCTGCCGCCCGGCGCCCGGACCGCCGGGCCCGACGGGCTCTCCGAGGGCTTCGCCGTACCCGCGACCCACCGCCGCCGCTGGGACTTCAGCGCCGCCGGGGTCCGCCGCAGCATCGAGGACAGCCTGGACCGCCTCGGCCTCGACCGCATCGACATCGCCTACCTCCACGACCCCGACGACCACGCCGAGGCCGCCTTCCGCGAGGGCTACCCGGAACTGGAGCGGCTGCGCGCCGAAGGCGTCGTCCGGGCGATCGGCGCCGGCATGAACCGGACCGCCATGCTCACCCGCTTCGTCCGGGACACCGACGTGGACGTCGTCCTGTGCGCCGGCCGGCACACCCTTCTCGACCAGTCGGCCCTCGACGATCTGCTGCCGGCCGCCGCCGCCCGCGGCCGGAGCGTCGTCGTCGGCGGGGTGTTCAACTCCGGACTCCTCGCCGACCCCCGCCCCGGCGCCACCTACGACTACACCACCGCCCCGCCCGACCTCCTGGACCGCGCCCTGCGGATCGAGGCAGTGACCGAGGCCCACGGCGTGCCGCTGCGCGCCGCCGCCCTGCACTACCCGTTCCGCCACCCCGCCGTCGCCGGGGTGCTCATCGGCGCCCGCACCCCGGACGAGGTCCACGACGCCGCCGTACAACTGGAACGGGAGATCCCGGACGCGCTCTGGGCCGATCTGCGCGAGCGGAGCCTGCTGCCCGGCGACGGCGACGCGGACGGAACCGACCACGGCCCCCGGCCATGA
- a CDS encoding amidohydrolase family protein, which produces MNPPRVVDAHHHVWDLSVRDQDWITGEALAPLRRDFTLADLEPEARAAGVSATVLVQTVTDAAETPELLALAAGAELVAGVVGWSDLTAPGIADTLAALRELPGGDRLAGLRHQVQGEPDPDWLTRPDVLRGLTAAADAGLVYDLVVLPHQLPAAVRAAAALPGLVFVLDHAGKPPVATGRTRPWADDLRALAALPNTVCKLSGLVTEADPHTWTPDDLRPYADTVLDAFGPGRLMFGSDWPVCRLAATYTEVLDTARALLHGLSDDERAAVLATTAERVYGLR; this is translated from the coding sequence ATGAACCCGCCCCGTGTCGTGGACGCCCACCACCACGTCTGGGACCTCTCCGTACGCGACCAGGACTGGATCACCGGCGAGGCGCTGGCCCCGCTGCGCCGCGACTTCACGCTCGCCGACCTGGAGCCCGAGGCCCGCGCGGCCGGGGTGAGCGCCACCGTGCTCGTGCAGACCGTCACCGACGCCGCCGAGACGCCCGAGCTCCTCGCCCTCGCCGCCGGCGCCGAACTGGTCGCCGGGGTCGTCGGCTGGAGCGACCTCACCGCACCCGGCATCGCCGACACCCTGGCCGCCCTGCGCGAACTGCCCGGCGGCGACCGGCTCGCCGGACTGCGCCACCAGGTCCAGGGCGAACCCGACCCCGACTGGCTGACCCGCCCCGACGTACTGCGCGGCCTGACCGCCGCGGCCGACGCCGGACTCGTCTACGACCTGGTGGTCCTCCCGCACCAGCTCCCCGCCGCCGTCCGGGCCGCAGCCGCGCTCCCCGGCCTCGTGTTCGTCCTCGACCACGCCGGCAAACCCCCCGTCGCCACCGGCCGCACCCGGCCCTGGGCCGACGACCTGCGCGCCCTCGCCGCCCTCCCCAACACCGTCTGCAAACTCTCCGGACTCGTCACCGAGGCCGATCCGCACACCTGGACCCCCGACGACCTGCGCCCCTACGCCGACACCGTCCTCGACGCCTTCGGACCCGGCCGCCTCATGTTCGGCTCCGACTGGCCGGTGTGCCGGCTCGCCGCCACGTACACCGAAGTCCTGGACACCGCCCGCGCCCTGCTCCACGGCCTCTCGGACGACGAGCGGGCCGCCGTCCTCGCCACCACCGCCGAACGCGTCTACGGCCTCCGATAG
- a CDS encoding Fpg/Nei family DNA glycosylase — protein MPELPEVEALRLFLDDHLVGKEIDRVLPLAISVLKTYDPPLTALHGGTVTDVRRHGKFLDIGVGPLHLVTHLARAGWLRWNDRFPDTPPRPGKGPLALRTVLTGGDGFDLTEAGTTKRLAVHLVHDPAEVPGVARLGPDPLGPAFDRDAFAALLDGERRQIKGALRDQSLIAGIGNAYSDEILHVARMSPFKLTANLTDEEITRLHDALRTTLEDAVARSGGVEAGRLKAEKKSAMRVHGRTGQPCPVCGDTIREVSFSDSSLQYCPTCQTGGKPLADRRLSRLLK, from the coding sequence ATGCCCGAACTGCCGGAAGTCGAAGCCCTGCGGCTCTTCCTCGACGACCACCTGGTCGGCAAGGAGATCGACCGCGTCCTGCCGCTCGCCATCAGCGTCCTGAAGACGTACGACCCGCCGCTCACCGCCCTGCACGGCGGCACGGTCACCGACGTACGGCGGCACGGCAAGTTCCTCGACATCGGCGTCGGACCGCTCCACCTGGTCACCCACCTCGCACGGGCCGGCTGGCTCCGCTGGAACGACCGCTTCCCCGACACCCCGCCGCGCCCCGGCAAGGGCCCGCTCGCCCTGCGTACCGTCCTCACCGGCGGCGACGGCTTCGACCTGACCGAGGCCGGCACCACCAAACGCCTCGCCGTCCACCTCGTCCACGACCCCGCCGAAGTACCCGGCGTCGCCCGCCTCGGGCCCGACCCGCTCGGACCGGCCTTCGACCGGGACGCCTTCGCCGCACTCCTCGACGGGGAACGCCGCCAGATCAAGGGCGCCCTGCGCGACCAGTCGCTCATCGCCGGCATCGGCAACGCCTACAGCGACGAGATCCTGCACGTCGCCAGGATGTCGCCGTTCAAGCTCACCGCGAACCTCACCGACGAGGAGATCACCCGGCTCCACGACGCCCTGCGCACCACCCTGGAGGACGCCGTCGCCCGCTCCGGAGGCGTCGAGGCCGGCCGCCTCAAGGCCGAGAAGAAGAGCGCCATGCGGGTCCACGGACGCACCGGACAGCCCTGCCCGGTCTGCGGCGACACCATCCGCGAGGTCTCCTTCAGCGACTCCTCGCTCCAGTACTGCCCGACCTGCCAGACCGGCGGCAAACCGCTCGCCGACCGCCGGCTGTCCCGACTGCTCAAATAA